From a single Pseudophryne corroboree isolate aPseCor3 chromosome 6, aPseCor3.hap2, whole genome shotgun sequence genomic region:
- the LOC134936159 gene encoding gastrula zinc finger protein XlCGF17.1-like, protein MKNKREKTLQCSECDLRFAAKTHLLIHQRIHTGEKPYLCSECDKTFTRKSQLDIHQMSHTGEHPFKCSECSKCFSRKFSLVTHQMVHTGEKPFKCSECSKCFSRKKTLITHQMIHTGEKPFKCSDCSKSYTKKRHLVTHQWSHTGQKPFTCSECSKCFSQKPHLVSHQRSHTGEKPFACSECSKCFAEKQQLVVHQRTHTGEKSFICSECSKCFIEKSHLVRHQMIHTGEKPFKCSECSKCFIRKQQLISHRRSHTREKPFTCSECGKCFSEKSNLVRHQRSHTGEKPFKCSECNKCYTLKENLVRHQKSHTGEK, encoded by the coding sequence ATGAAGAACAAAAGAGAGAAAACACTTCAGTGCTCAGAGTGTGACTTACGCTTTGCAGCTAAAACACATCTTCtcatacatcagaggattcacacaggagagaaaccatatctgtgctctgagtgtgacaaaaCCTTCACACGTAAATCACAGCTTGACATACATCAGATGAGTCATACAGGAGAGCACccatttaaatgttctgagtgtagcaagtgtttttcccggaaGTTCAGTCTTGTTACTCATCAGAtggttcacacaggagagaaaccatttaaatgctctgagtGTAGCAAGTGTTTTTCTAGAAAAAAAACACTCATTACGCATCagatgattcacacaggagagaaaccatttaaatgctctgacTGCAGCAAGAGTTACACCAAAAAgcgacatcttgttacacatcagtggAGTCACACAGgacagaaaccatttacatgttctgaatgtagcaagtgtttttctcAGAAGCCACATCTTGTTagtcatcaaagaagtcacacaggggagaaaccatttgcatgctctgaatgtagcaaatgttttGCCGAGAAGCAAcaacttgttgtacatcagaggactcacacaggagagaaatcatttatatgctctgaatgcagcaagtgttttattgAGAAGtcgcatcttgttagacatcagatgattcacacaggcgagaaaccatttaaatgctctgaatgcagcaagtgttttatccGTAAGCAACAACTTATTAGTCATCGGAGAAGTCACACAAGAGAGAAACCATTTACGTGCTCTGAATGTGGGAAGTGTTTTTCGGAGAagtcaaatcttgttagacatcagaggagtcacacaggagagaagccatttaaaTGTTCGGAGTGCAACAAGTGTTATACCCTTAAAGAGAATCTAGTTAGACATCAgaagagtcacacaggagagaaataa